A genomic window from Salvia hispanica cultivar TCC Black 2014 chromosome 5, UniMelb_Shisp_WGS_1.0, whole genome shotgun sequence includes:
- the LOC125190142 gene encoding protein FLOWERING LOCUS T-like, with product MNKKKMQRDTNPLVLSRVIGDVIDPFTPTTDLRVYVDGRSLCNGYRLRPSQIVSRPRVEIGGQDFRTLHTLVLVDADSPSPGNPYHREYLHWLVIDIPGGMGPDFGNEVVEYEAPQPSLGIHRLVMVVFRQPRRQMLIAPEWRNNFNTRQLAQVYNLGEPVAAFFYNCHRENGTGGRRA from the exons atgaataaaaaaaaaatgcagagAGACACGAATCCGCTAGTGCTGAGCCGTGTGATCGGAGATGTGATCGATCCCTTCACTCCCACCACTGATCTCCGAGTATACGTTGATGGACGGAGTCTCTGCAACGGCTACCGCCTCCGCCCTTCTCAGATCGTCTCCCGCCCTAGGGTTGAGATCGGCGGCCAGGATTTTCGCACTCTCCACACTCTt gTTCTGGTTGATGCTGATTCTCCAAGTCCTGGAAATCCTTACCATAGGGAGTATTTGCACTG GTTGGTGATTGACATCCCCGGAGGCATGGGTCCGGACTTCG GGAATGAGGTGGTGGAGTATGAGGCCCCTCAGCCGTCGTTGGGAATTCACCGCCTTGTAATGGTGGTGTTCCGGCAGCCACGGCGGCAGATGTTGATCGCCCCGGAGTGGCGCAACAACTTCAACACGCGGCAACTTGCGCAGGTGTACAACCTCGGAGAACCGGTGGCCGCCTTCTTCTACAACTGCCACAGGGAAAACGGCACCGGTGGCCGGAGAGCCTAA